A window of Phragmites australis chromosome 15, lpPhrAust1.1, whole genome shotgun sequence genomic DNA:
CAGTAGAAGTACTTCTCAGGGTTGGTGCACGTCCAGAACTGTGGGTTGCCGTCCTCGTCGTACTGCCCACAGTATCCGCTCTCGTCGAAGCTCTCGCAGCACGGCGTGTGCCTGTGCTCGAACAGTTTCTCTGCGATCAAATTAAAAAGCTAAGTAATGTGCGATTTTAGGCGATTAATTGTTGGTTAAGTTCACAACTTTACCGGTTTTGGGAACGATGATGTCTTTGAAGATGGTGTTCAAATCGAGCAGGAGGACCGATTCTACTGAACGTAGCTTATGCTTGAGATACTTGTTGTGGATTTCCGCGACCGGTTCGCTGAGGCACTTGGTATAGTTGTTCGACCTGGAGTACCACGGCGTGCAGCCCATCGGGTGCAGCATGTTCACAAGCACCTTGGAGACACCCAGCTCTTGAATCCGCTTCACGCCGTGGGCGATCTCATCGGTTACGCTGGCAATGAAGTCGACAAACTGCATGCACGCGAGCAGCAAAATTAAGCACATAATTAAACCTATCAGCACACATGTGCGCACGCATGCATGGTTGATTATTGTGTACTCACGTTGTCATAGTCGGTGTTCTCGTCGGGGATGTCCGAGTAGTCGAAACCGGAGATGGCGACGAGTGCGACCGAGTCGCTAAGGTCTTTCTCGATGATCCCGTGCCTGACCAGTCTCCTGAATTTGTCGATCTGCGTGCCGAGCTTCGGCTCGTGCTCATCGTTCACGCCGGCCCAGCCGACGGCGAAGTTCATGCCAAACAGGTCGACATTCTTGTCCCTCAGCCTCTCCGCCGGAGGGGACTCGTCCTGCCCCAGAATCTTCGCTGCAAACCACCAAGCGGCATGACTAAGACGATGCATGCACGCGGTATAAATACAAGGCACAAACACAGATTTGTACGTGCCTAACTAGCTAAATGTATACTACATAGATTGATCTAAGCTTACATACCGATGAAGTCAGATTGGACCAGGCCATCGGAGAAGCGGCCGGTCGGTTGGTTGTCATGATCGGAGTCCGAGATGCCGTACGGGTAGTACCAATCTCGCGTCGTCTTGCTCAACTCGTCTTTCTTGAGGTTTCCGTTGTCGGCAAATGAGTCGCCGAACACGAACAGCTTGAACGACCGCTGGTCGGAGTGGCGCCGCCGGGACTCCACGTGAGTGGCTGCTTAGAGACCAtgcatggatgcaacaaaagagcgTACGTAAGACCCTCCAAGAACAGATCAGATCGAACAAGTAAAACAATCTAACGTGCGTGCACACCATgcagaaggaagaagaggaagcagaTGGAGAAGAGAAGCTTCATGGTCGCTACTCGCTGGGATCACGCGCGGAAGGAAGCAAGAACTGTGCCTGCTGAGATGGATGCCAATAACGACGGCTCGCACGTCTATTTGTAGGGAGGAAACGAATAGATAGACACGTAGGATCTATTTAAACTAAAGAAAAATACGACTCTCTAAATCGTAACCGCATGCCAGCTGATCAGTTCACAACCGTACGGACGCCATCTTCCTTCCCTAGTTGGTTCCGTATGTCGCTGCTGGATCCCAACAAAATCGCTGCTTCCACAGATATGTACAGCAGGCCGGCATGCTGTAGCCGGCTACTGTTCGTCGCGAcgacaaaactgcatgcaaagCTATCGCCATGCATTggacaaattgaaaaaaaaaattgcaatttgTGATGCAAGCAACAGTGCTTTAAGTTGAGGAGTGTTACTGTGCACGTATGTTTCCATCTGCTATCACGTCTTCGGCCCTGCGGATACATGGCAGAAATCTCACacatatttatagaatataggTAGCTCCATGAGGAAGTTGTATAATAGATCCATGAGAAATGTTTGCATTCAAATATAATCATAGTGATTTCCTCCATAGGGATGGTGAAATCTGGATTCATTTCGATGAAATATATCAACTGTACCGGTTAGACTCCCTCGACATTTAACTCATAAGTTTATAGACTCTGTAAGTATCATATATGTGTAATTCAAAGTAATATTCTCGTATATATAGAATAGAGATACATATATGCAGTCAAAAGAGCATCACTACAataggattcctcgacccaataaaaataaatcagaCGATGGTCgccaccaagccacaagcaaCCGAGGACCATTTACTTGATTTTATTCTTACGTACCaattaaatatatacatatttttaccttacaactttgattatgtgtttccctccatatgtgttctactcttttttagcAACACGATGTTAGAACTTAAGACTAATTACCTACAGTAACATATAtgcagttttcactggatcctctttgtcatccaaaTAGACCTTAACAGTATTATTGTCTTAGACGCAGAAAGAAATCCAGTAAATGAATATCAATCCCTCGTAGACTTTCTACAAAAGGTAAACTAATCATTTCGTTAATTCTTTAATAAACTTCGAATTGATTGAATATAAGTCTAGTTATAGTTAATAATCACACACGTGTACAAGGGGTACGTGTGCTACGTCAAGAGGAATGGACTTCGCTTTCTATACCGGAATGAATGAAAAGTCATAAACAACTTTCCTTGCAGGATTCAGACCAAGTGAAACAATTTATGTtgctactatgtatgtgacttcatgcatggattcacCGAACACAATTATAGTAGCATTACCGATGCTAAGGTAACTGGTATACATATTGATAACTAATTTTCAGATTCCTACTCGTGTttaaatagattgatttcttcaattcttgtaATTATAGGAAGTCGAGCTAGAAACAGGCATCCACATGCTGCACAGAATCATCACATTTTAGGAATAACTCTACGGATtcatcaatgatgaagtcaTTTCAAAATCTTAACAGTACCATATTTCCAAATGATGATGTTCGGATGCCATCCCTTCACTTACCCCCTGGTGTTTGTTACTTTATTCTTCTCAAGGAAAAAAGCATAGTTTAGGATCTTCGGTTAAAAAGGAAACTTGAATGATATCGTTTCTTACCATTTTGTTACATACTTATATTAATTATGCACTTGTGTTGCAAACTTGTCTTAGTTGTGAATTTTAGTGAATGACATGTAAAAGAACATGGTTATGTATGCATTAAAGAGATGAGATGTGAATaaattgtgtatgtatgtgagattatatgtgctgagatgaatatatatgcatgtgaaacttgaatgtatatttatcttgttgtatgtgatattatttaTGTTGTTATTAGCAATGGTTAGATTCTGTAACAGGCGAGGAATCATCAGTGTCAGCTCATGGCAAAAGGCCATCACTGATCGTCTCCGTATCAATATCAGCTTATtccacaaaccggcactgatattttgagtatcagtatcggttcctTGTTATGGATCGGTACTGATATTtattatcaatgtcggttcataAAGTGACACTAAAAATCATAGACTATCAGTACTGAGTATCAGTATCGATTCAAAAACCACCactggtaattttttttaatcggcactgatgatCCTTTCTATAGTAatgtatgatttttttcttgtttataATCCATTGTGCGGAGACCGTTTCTGTCCGAGAATCTTGTAAGCATTGATTCATCTATAACTCTTAACTGCAAGCATATACTAATACATACGACTTCAGAGCATGTTCTTGtgcaaacttttttttatagttgATTATTAGGGAGGAAGTCTAATTTTTAACTCTCAAGTATAGTCTGATCAAGTTCATTTTTCAGTCTCCAACCTAAACTTAAACCGTTTGAAACATAACTTTAAACTTTTCCAACTAGGACATCCGACAACGTCGACCCATCTCAATGTCGTTTTGCGCCTACGTGGAATACACATGGGCAGCCATAGATGAGTCAGCAAGGCTCACTTAGAAACAAAAGATCACCACGGCATTGGCGCCGGAAACAAACACACAAGCAAGaccatatatttttatttatagtaattaaaattatgaaattagaCATGTGGGCTGCTtgtcttttaaattttttctgaATCGCCACTAGAAATTTAGTTAGATGACTGACAAGTGTGCCACGTCAAATAAAAATACCTTTACTCAAAAAAACGTACTAGGATGCCACGTAAGTACAATAAGTGTGGTTTTGAGCTCAACGGGTAAATTGAACGGCTTTGAGATTGAAGGTTatgttttaaactgttttaaagttgGAGGTTGAGAAACGAGCCCAGTCCATAGTTGGGGTCACAGTTCAAAAATTTGTCGGtaaccaaaaaaaattcacgATAACCGGGCATCTTGGTTCAGCtcagtttcagaaaccgaacggtaaccgaatttgaattaaaaaattcgaaaacaaaattcaaaaaattcaaaaaaaatcttaaaaacaactagacacaattctaagaccttctgtgaaaaaacttttcaaaaataatgtcgtttgcatcatattctacagggataaagtttgaaaaaaatgaaaaaaattgaagcgtgcggctcaattattaactcacgttaaggaaaagtgtaacatgcaaacacatttttttttataaaacgtattttaagagaatctttaaaattgatttcactttatttagagttttattaaattctctatgatttttacaaagttcacaagtataaagtgaatatgttaagaaacatcattgtaattaactttttcatgtctactattatttttctacgtaaatcataatataaataagctaatgaaagtggtttcactaatttttgaggtgtgatggatcggttatgaattaatctagttgcaacatatttacacaatcatgcatgttacaataactaattcatgagttcatatattttttaaagatataggatcatgtaagaagactaacaaa
This region includes:
- the LOC133893072 gene encoding GDSL esterase/lipase At5g03610-like; its protein translation is MKLLFSICFLFFLLHATHVESRRRHSDQRSFKLFVFGDSFADNGNLKKDELSKTTRDWYYPYGISDSDHDNQPTGRFSDGLVQSDFIAKILGQDESPPAERLRDKNVDLFGMNFAVGWAGVNDEHEPKLGTQIDKFRRLVRHGIIEKDLSDSVALVAISGFDYSDIPDENTDYDNFVDFIASVTDEIAHGVKRIQELGVSKVLVNMLHPMGCTPWYSRSNNYTKCLSEPVAEIHNKYLKHKLRSVESVLLLDLNTIFKDIIVPKTEKLFEHRHTPCCESFDESGYCGQYDEDGNPQFWTCTNPEKYFYWDEWHPTQAGWKAVMEQLEGSIKDFLEISS